The window ACTACCCGGGGCTCGTCCCGGAGTTCATGAAGGCCTCGACGCCGGCGCAGACGTACGTCGACGAGTTCCTCGACTGGCAGGCGGACCGCGACGGCCCCTGGGCGGCCTGCATGAACCTGATGGACGCCCACATTCCCTACGACCCCGCGCCCGAACACGACCTGTGGGGCGGGGACCGACTGCGGGAGCTCCAGAACAGCTTCGAGGACCAGAAGTGGGACTTCGCCTCGGGGCGTCGGCCCTGGTGGCAGAAGGAGGCGGTCGAGGCGCTGTACGACGGGACGATCCGGGAGATGGACGCCGCCCTGCAACGGCTCGTGCGGGCGCTTCGCGAGCGGGGCGAACTCGAGGACACCCTGCTCGTCGTGACGAGCGACCACGGCGAGGGGTTCGGCGAACCCAGCGACGTCCGACCCGCCGTCCGCGTCGCCGAGCACGGCGTCGCCATCCACGACGTCCTCCTCCACGTCCCGCTGCTGGTCAGGTTCCCCGGCCAGACCGACGGCGAGCGCGTGGCCGCCCCGGCGTCGCTGACGGAGTTCCCGCGGGTCGTCGAAGGCGTCCGCGAGGGAACGGCCGACCGGGACGCCTTCTGTCCGGACGGCCCCGTCATCTCCTCCGCGGTCGGCCTCGACGAGCCGCTGCAGGACCGCGCGAGCCAGTACGTCGACGACCTCTCACCGTGGCTGGCGACGTCGCGAGCGGTGTTCGAGGAGCGCCCCGGCGAGGACGCTGCTGTCGTCAAGTACTGCACGAACCGCGAGGCCGAGGCGACGATCGGCGTTCGCGACGCCCAGAGCTCGTTCGCCCTGGACGAAGCGGCCGCCGCTCGCGTGGACGCCGCGTTCGCGG of the Halomicrobium salinisoli genome contains:
- a CDS encoding sulfatase gives rise to the protein MSDPNVLLVILDSVRARNVSAYGHHNETTPFLESFAEAATLYEQARSPGARSVTSHTSIFSGLHVEEHNVTAAKYRLDPSLSIFDRLREDGYATGVFSENNWITDVDVGLSEGFDHVVGARSAMYPDALNPESFVSNHGRGAYGDFLTAALGHDRPLQSLANGVSTKLTTDYPGLVPEFMKASTPAQTYVDEFLDWQADRDGPWAACMNLMDAHIPYDPAPEHDLWGGDRLRELQNSFEDQKWDFASGRRPWWQKEAVEALYDGTIREMDAALQRLVRALRERGELEDTLLVVTSDHGEGFGEPSDVRPAVRVAEHGVAIHDVLLHVPLLVRFPGQTDGERVAAPASLTEFPRVVEGVREGTADRDAFCPDGPVISSAVGLDEPLQDRASQYVDDLSPWLATSRAVFEERPGEDAAVVKYCTNREAEATIGVRDAQSSFALDEAAAARVDAAFADVDDAGVRSEGDGVEDVGDTTYQRLEDLGYV